One Bacteroidota bacterium genomic window carries:
- a CDS encoding PKD domain-containing protein yields MHFKRILVILYIITLLVSSARATTIKRVLFIGNSYTDVNNLPLLVSQIASTKGDSLFYDSNVPGGMTLYGHSINAITLSKIAQGNWDYVVIQAQSQEPSFSPSQVATGVLPYAHKLDSLVHAADSCAQTIFYLTWGRKNGDTFNCAAYPPVCTYAGMQARLRSSYLLMAQQNNASVAPVGIVWRELIQQNPSFDLYQSDESHPSIYGSYAAACVFYSSFFHTKVNGNFAPAGVPLTDALQIQQQSNKTVFDSLSNWYSSGNIPFSNFTYSQHGDSLQFTNTSINTASVNWDFGDGTNSNLLNPEHVYSGIGVYPVKLTATNMCHDTASYTDTIIVTTAGMHDETKNDNWQISYNSLLQEIAITGEHVNHHNMLKVFDESGKLVLQTTISTRVKVALSKGVYFVGIYTSSNLTVATHKLVVY; encoded by the coding sequence ATGCACTTTAAACGAATTTTAGTTATATTATACATTATTACATTGCTTGTAAGTTCGGCCAGAGCAACTACTATTAAACGCGTTTTATTTATTGGTAACAGTTATACCGATGTAAATAATTTGCCCTTACTAGTATCGCAAATCGCTTCTACAAAGGGCGATTCTTTATTTTACGATAGTAATGTTCCGGGTGGTATGACTTTATATGGCCATTCAATAAATGCAATCACGCTTTCAAAAATTGCACAAGGTAATTGGGACTATGTAGTTATTCAAGCACAAAGTCAAGAGCCCTCTTTTTCACCTTCTCAAGTTGCAACTGGGGTTTTACCTTATGCGCACAAATTGGATAGCTTGGTGCATGCTGCAGATAGTTGTGCACAAACAATTTTTTATTTGACTTGGGGACGTAAAAATGGCGATACTTTCAATTGTGCAGCTTATCCTCCGGTTTGTACTTATGCAGGAATGCAAGCTAGACTGCGTTCTTCGTATTTATTAATGGCACAACAAAACAATGCATCTGTTGCTCCTGTTGGAATTGTGTGGCGCGAATTAATTCAGCAAAACCCCTCTTTTGATTTGTATCAAAGCGATGAAAGTCATCCAAGTATTTACGGTTCTTATGCTGCAGCATGTGTGTTTTATTCTAGTTTTTTTCATACAAAGGTCAATGGCAATTTTGCACCAGCAGGTGTTCCTCTAACTGACGCTTTGCAAATACAGCAGCAATCCAATAAAACTGTTTTTGATAGTTTGTCAAATTGGTATTCATCGGGCAACATTCCATTTAGCAATTTTACCTATTCACAACATGGCGATAGCTTACAATTTACCAATACTTCCATTAATACAGCTTCGGTTAATTGGGATTTTGGCGATGGAACAAATTCCAACTTGTTAAATCCTGAGCATGTGTATAGTGGGATAGGAGTGTACCCGGTAAAATTAACGGCGACCAACATGTGCCATGATACAGCATCTTATACCGATACAATTATTGTAACTACCGCAGGCATGCATGATGAAACAAAAAATGATAATTGGCAGATTTCATACAACAGTTTGCTTCAAGAAATTGCGATTACTGGAGAACATGTTAATCATCACAACATGCTAAAAGTTTTTGATGAAAGCGGTAAATTGGTGCTACAAACAACCATAAGCACTCGTGTAAAAGTTGCACTCTCAAAAGGAGTGTATTTTGTTGGAATTTATACAAGTTCAAATCTAACAGTCGCAACGCACAAACTAGTCGTTTATTGA
- a CDS encoding T9SS type A sorting domain-containing protein, whose product MKRILLGIFLLLCTLHNSYAQALIGFDSTYTISIADTVHQNDSINFKVRLKNYGTVPIDSIEIKSGVLGSGFISSIATEFTFPFIQSITLQPNDTFSTRVLSNCSPNRFALGIDVVVIWPRANGALTLDTIKDTILVLTPNQIAILLKNNGFTVYPNPFSTQVQILSGANVKEVSIYDSAGRWICTRRKDDCIDLSDLADGIYVFALRATNGKEQKIRVIKNASSTTH is encoded by the coding sequence ATGAAACGAATCTTGCTTGGTATATTTCTTTTGCTTTGTACGCTTCACAATTCGTATGCACAAGCCCTTATTGGTTTCGATTCAACCTATACAATAAGTATTGCCGATACAGTACATCAAAACGACAGTATAAACTTCAAGGTTCGTTTAAAAAATTATGGCACGGTCCCTATTGACAGCATTGAAATAAAAAGTGGAGTTTTGGGCTCAGGTTTCATAAGTAGCATTGCTACAGAATTTACCTTTCCTTTTATTCAATCGATTACCTTACAACCCAACGATACTTTTTCGACACGGGTATTGAGTAATTGTTCACCTAATCGCTTTGCATTGGGAATTGATGTTGTTGTAATTTGGCCGCGGGCGAATGGGGCACTTACACTCGATACAATAAAGGACACCATCCTTGTTTTAACACCGAATCAAATAGCGATATTGTTAAAAAATAATGGTTTTACTGTGTATCCGAATCCATTTTCAACGCAGGTACAAATACTATCCGGTGCCAATGTTAAAGAGGTGTCCATTTACGATAGTGCAGGCAGATGGATCTGCACTAGAAGAAAAGACGATTGTATTGATTTATCCGATTTAGCTGATGGAATTTATGTGTTTGCTTTGAGAGCAACAAACGGAAAAGAACAAAAAATAAGGGTTATTAAAAATGCTTCTTCAACTACTCACTAA
- the lysS gene encoding lysine--tRNA ligase: MSTELSEQEVVRRNSLNEIIKLGINPYPADLFEVNSNAKDISENYERDKISYKNISIAGRIMTRRIMGNAAFAEIQDATGRIQIYVRRDDICEGEDKTMYNTVFKKLLDIGDIIGVQGYVFTTQTGETTLHVTNLKLLCKSLKPLPVVKTDDEGNVFDAFTDPEQRYRMRYLDLIVNPQVKDTFQKRTQLTNSMRSFLNNKGYLEVETPILQPIHGGAAARPFHTHHNTLDMKLYLRIANELYLKKLIVGGFDGVYEFAKDFRNEGMSRFHNPEFTQMELYVAYKDYNWMMNLVEEMVEKIALDIHGTTEVQVGDNTINFHRPWKRYTMYEAIKEFTGIDISDMDEEQMSKAAVSIGIHVDKSMGRGKIIDEIFGEKCEALLIQPTFITDYPQEMSPLAKKHRSMPGLVERFEAICNGKEICNAYSELNDPIDQRARFEEQLELAKRGDEEAMQLDEDFLRAIDYGMPPTSGLGIGIDRLAMIMTNSNSIQDVLFFPQMRPEAKAAN; this comes from the coding sequence ATGAGCACAGAGTTAAGCGAACAGGAAGTAGTGAGACGCAACAGTCTCAATGAAATTATCAAACTCGGTATAAATCCCTATCCGGCTGATTTATTCGAGGTAAATTCAAATGCTAAGGATATCTCAGAAAACTACGAGCGCGATAAAATTTCGTATAAAAACATCAGCATAGCCGGAAGAATTATGACCCGTAGAATTATGGGAAATGCTGCTTTTGCTGAAATTCAGGATGCTACCGGACGAATTCAAATTTATGTGCGCCGCGATGATATTTGCGAAGGAGAAGATAAAACCATGTACAATACTGTGTTTAAAAAATTACTTGATATAGGTGATATTATTGGCGTGCAAGGGTATGTATTTACTACACAAACAGGGGAAACTACTTTGCACGTTACCAATTTAAAACTACTTTGTAAATCTTTAAAACCATTACCTGTTGTAAAAACAGACGATGAAGGAAATGTGTTTGATGCATTTACCGATCCTGAGCAACGTTACAGAATGCGTTACCTCGATTTGATTGTGAATCCACAAGTAAAGGATACTTTTCAGAAGCGCACTCAGCTCACTAATTCAATGCGAAGTTTTTTAAATAACAAAGGTTATCTGGAAGTAGAAACTCCCATTTTACAACCCATTCACGGTGGTGCTGCAGCTCGACCATTTCATACTCATCACAACACATTAGACATGAAATTGTACTTGCGTATTGCGAATGAGTTGTATTTAAAAAAATTAATCGTGGGTGGTTTTGACGGAGTGTATGAGTTTGCAAAAGACTTTAGAAATGAAGGTATGAGCCGATTTCACAATCCGGAGTTTACACAAATGGAATTGTATGTTGCTTACAAAGATTATAATTGGATGATGAATTTGGTGGAGGAAATGGTTGAGAAAATTGCGCTGGATATTCATGGAACTACCGAAGTACAAGTGGGCGACAACACCATTAATTTTCACCGTCCTTGGAAACGATACACGATGTATGAAGCCATCAAGGAATTTACGGGCATTGATATTTCTGATATGGATGAAGAACAAATGTCAAAGGCTGCTGTAAGTATCGGAATTCATGTTGATAAAAGCATGGGGCGTGGAAAAATTATAGATGAAATCTTTGGCGAAAAATGTGAGGCACTATTAATACAACCAACGTTTATTACCGATTATCCTCAGGAAATGTCGCCACTTGCCAAAAAGCACCGTAGCATGCCAGGATTGGTTGAGCGTTTTGAAGCAATTTGCAATGGAAAGGAAATTTGTAACGCTTATTCAGAGTTGAACGACCCTATTGATCAGCGAGCTCGTTTTGAAGAGCAATTGGAATTGGCAAAACGCGGTGATGAAGAAGCCATGCAATTGGATGAAGATTTTTTACGTGCCATTGATTATGGAATGCCGCCTACATCCGGACTAGGAATAGGTATCGACCGATTGGCAATGATTATGACCAATTCCAATTCAATACAAGATGTATTGTTTTTTCCTCAAATGCGGCCTGAAGCAAAAGCTGCTAATTAA
- a CDS encoding T9SS type A sorting domain-containing protein, with translation MKNKLLLIATIACVVLINPAKAQFAKLGFDSNQCFFPNTIIQDSSFVNSLAVVSVNGVPYSGTITVMVNTMDTSGNLTLIDSSFSQQTSVTPGTATNLVYMQHYSSQHFGLGIDVVVIWPKAVGTLPPDTIIYTVFVMPNGLADLFNQEGVSIYPNPCTSVVSIQNKQPKNAIEQVRIFDINGKLILTSNTATPIDVSELNAASYLVEIRYKSGTRKIMKIQKE, from the coding sequence ATGAAAAACAAACTTCTATTAATCGCAACTATTGCATGTGTGGTTTTAATTAACCCGGCAAAAGCACAATTCGCCAAACTGGGATTTGATTCGAACCAATGCTTTTTTCCGAATACCATTATTCAGGATTCTTCCTTTGTGAATTCGTTGGCAGTAGTAAGTGTAAATGGAGTACCTTATTCAGGGACTATCACAGTTATGGTAAACACCATGGACACATCAGGAAATCTTACTTTGATAGACTCTTCCTTTTCTCAACAAACCAGTGTAACTCCCGGCACCGCAACCAATTTAGTGTACATGCAGCATTATTCCTCACAGCATTTTGGACTGGGGATTGACGTAGTGGTTATTTGGCCTAAAGCTGTAGGAACATTGCCTCCTGACACAATTATATACACTGTGTTTGTTATGCCAAACGGATTAGCTGATTTATTCAACCAGGAAGGTGTTTCAATTTATCCAAATCCTTGTACTTCTGTTGTATCTATACAAAATAAACAGCCTAAAAATGCTATTGAACAAGTAAGAATATTTGACATAAATGGGAAGTTAATTCTTACTTCAAACACCGCCACACCAATTGATGTTAGTGAACTTAATGCTGCCAGCTATCTGGTTGAAATTCGCTACAAATCAGGAACACGCAAAATAATGAAGATTCAAAAAGAATAA
- a CDS encoding T9SS type A sorting domain-containing protein, with translation MKTKRHFIILVFCLILKDLTAQPPGWEWAKSFGGHERDEQHCATKDAYGNYYASGNFSGQTITLGNIVVNKVGAFSGGTDIFIVKFDSTGNTLWAKAGGGNTVDNGLDMVTDRAGNLYVTGFFSGLTCTFDSITLNTISNKSMFLLKYNSSGHLMWAKSPTGGIDNCGNSVTVDSTGNIYVTGYYKNSISFESTTYLNSGGKDIYIAKYNSNGAILWVKTLGQSLDEETSKVKTDRKGNVYVCGQFSSSTITWGGDTLQNSSLFKMDAFVFKLDSLGNSLNAFSFGGKLDEFVSDMAIDYSGNIGVTGGFRSDTLILGSRKFTCNGSGDTYILQFDSTGNKTWAAALGGLADDGGSNILFNNNGGLLVAVNFRSSSFTLGNSYIVNTSPYNITDDFCILNYDSTFQLSWWKKKTSGSHSDFCKSIFLDRKGEIFVAGSFYSDHISFDNTLIVNSYANITCDFFIAKLSCHTYSTKNIIACNNFISPSGIYNWTSSGTYMDTIPNAAGCDSVISINLTINTLSSSSSQTITACNNFISPSGIYNWTSSGTYTDTIPNAAGCDSVITINLTINTLSSSSTQTITACNNYISPSGIYNWTSSGVYMDTIPNAAACDSIITFDLTINNSSSSSQTVATCQYYISPSGNFIWSASGTYLDTIPNLAGCDSIITTQLSINDNESSLIQTGCDSIIVNAQKYTQSGVYTQVLTNSAGCDSVLNLNLTIINSKDSTLTQTACDSIVVNGQKYISSGTYLQTLTNAFGCDSVLTLILTINNSSDSTLSEITCSEFTLNGITYNSSGVYTQTLTTTSGCDSILTLNLTLNSTSNILSQTACDSIIINGQKYVSSGVYAQTFTNAAGCDSLLTLNLTINQGTILNSTTSACHSYFTNGTTFTQSGLYHLPFMNAFGCASVFNLNLTIFHADTAVIQNSNLLNANATSGSYQWIDCNNGNLAIAGATFNSYTATANGAFAVIVTQNLCTDTSSCYLITGLGIKENVRNTSIAIFPNPAKNEFSISSISTIIEIDIYNFLGEKIYTLYTNKKYENVNCKDFASGIYFLQITTSLGIENRKLLIEK, from the coding sequence ATGAAAACAAAACGCCATTTTATTATTCTTGTATTTTGTTTGATTCTGAAGGATTTAACTGCACAGCCTCCTGGCTGGGAGTGGGCGAAATCATTTGGAGGACACGAACGGGACGAGCAACATTGTGCTACTAAAGATGCGTATGGGAACTACTATGCTTCCGGGAATTTTAGTGGTCAGACTATTACCCTTGGAAATATTGTAGTAAACAAGGTGGGCGCCTTTTCAGGTGGTACCGATATATTTATTGTAAAGTTTGATTCCACTGGAAATACCCTTTGGGCTAAAGCAGGTGGAGGAAATACGGTTGATAACGGGCTTGATATGGTAACCGATAGAGCTGGGAATTTATATGTTACTGGATTTTTTAGTGGACTAACCTGTACTTTCGATTCAATTACGCTCAACACTATTTCCAATAAATCTATGTTTCTTTTGAAGTACAATTCTTCAGGACATTTGATGTGGGCAAAATCACCAACAGGAGGCATTGACAATTGCGGAAATAGTGTTACTGTCGATTCTACCGGAAATATATATGTAACAGGTTATTACAAGAATTCAATTTCATTTGAATCAACAACGTACTTGAACTCAGGTGGAAAGGATATTTACATTGCTAAGTATAATTCAAATGGGGCAATTCTTTGGGTTAAAACATTAGGACAATCATTAGATGAAGAGACAAGTAAAGTTAAAACAGATAGAAAGGGGAATGTTTATGTCTGTGGACAATTTTCAAGTTCAACTATTACATGGGGAGGAGATACTTTACAAAATTCCAGTTTATTTAAAATGGATGCTTTCGTTTTCAAACTTGATTCTCTTGGTAATTCATTAAATGCTTTTTCCTTTGGAGGAAAACTTGATGAGTTTGTTAGCGATATGGCAATTGATTATTCAGGAAATATTGGTGTAACAGGGGGTTTTAGAAGTGATACGCTTATTCTTGGATCTCGAAAATTCACCTGTAATGGGTCAGGAGACACGTATATTTTGCAATTTGACTCAACAGGAAATAAAACATGGGCTGCGGCTTTAGGTGGCCTGGCTGATGATGGGGGATCCAATATTCTTTTTAACAACAATGGCGGTTTATTGGTAGCTGTTAATTTTAGGAGCTCATCTTTTACACTTGGGAACTCCTATATCGTTAATACTAGTCCATATAATATTACTGACGATTTCTGCATTTTAAATTATGATTCAACTTTCCAACTTTCCTGGTGGAAAAAAAAAACAAGCGGGAGCCATAGCGATTTTTGCAAAAGTATCTTTCTAGATAGAAAAGGAGAAATTTTTGTGGCCGGAAGTTTTTATAGCGATCATATTTCCTTTGATAACACACTTATTGTTAACAGCTACGCAAATATCACCTGCGATTTTTTTATTGCTAAACTCTCTTGCCATACATATTCTACTAAGAATATTATTGCCTGTAACAATTTCATTTCCCCAAGTGGAATTTACAACTGGACAAGTTCAGGAACATACATGGATACAATACCAAATGCGGCAGGGTGCGACAGCGTTATCTCCATCAATCTTACCATCAATACACTTAGCTCCAGTTCATCCCAAACAATTACAGCCTGCAACAATTTCATTTCTCCAAGTGGAATTTACAACTGGACAAGTTCCGGAACATACACCGATACAATTCCAAATGCTGCAGGATGCGATAGCGTTATCACTATAAATCTCACCATCAATACACTTAGCTCCAGTTCAACCCAAACAATTACAGCCTGCAACAATTACATTTCCCCAAGCGGAATTTACAATTGGACAAGTTCAGGAGTATACATGGATACCATACCAAATGCAGCGGCATGCGACAGTATTATTACATTTGACCTCACCATAAATAACAGCTCAAGCTCATCTCAAACTGTTGCTACCTGTCAGTATTATATTTCACCCAGCGGTAATTTCATCTGGTCGGCTTCGGGAACATACTTGGATACAATTCCCAACCTTGCCGGTTGCGACAGCATTATTACCACTCAGCTCAGCATCAATGATAACGAAAGCAGCCTAATTCAAACCGGCTGCGACAGCATTATTGTTAATGCACAAAAGTATACGCAAAGTGGCGTATATACTCAGGTGTTGACCAATAGCGCAGGCTGCGACAGTGTACTTAATTTAAATCTAACCATTATAAACAGCAAAGATTCAACGCTTACACAAACAGCATGCGACAGCATTGTGGTAAATGGACAAAAATATATTTCAAGCGGAACTTATTTACAAACACTTACCAATGCTTTTGGTTGTGACAGTGTACTCACTTTAATTCTTACTATCAATAATAGTAGTGATAGTACCTTAAGTGAAATCACCTGTTCTGAATTTACTTTAAACGGAATAACCTACAATTCAAGCGGAGTTTATACTCAAACCCTAACTACCACTTCAGGTTGCGACAGTATACTCACCTTGAATTTAACGCTCAACTCTACTTCCAACATCCTTTCACAAACTGCCTGCGACAGTATAATTATTAACGGACAAAAATATGTTTCAAGTGGCGTGTATGCACAAACCTTTACCAATGCTGCTGGGTGTGATAGTTTACTCACACTCAATTTAACCATAAATCAAGGGACGATTCTCAACTCAACCACGAGTGCATGCCATAGTTATTTTACCAACGGAACAACTTTTACACAAAGTGGACTTTATCATTTGCCTTTTATGAATGCATTTGGTTGTGCGAGTGTTTTTAATTTAAACCTCACCATATTTCACGCAGATACTGCTGTTATTCAAAATAGCAATTTACTTAACGCAAATGCTACTTCCGGCAGTTATCAGTGGATAGATTGCAACAATGGGAATTTAGCCATTGCAGGAGCAACATTCAATAGTTACACAGCAACAGCAAATGGTGCCTTCGCAGTTATTGTTACCCAGAATTTGTGTACTGATACTTCTTCCTGTTACTTAATAACTGGCTTAGGAATAAAAGAAAATGTAAGAAATACTTCTATCGCAATTTTTCCAAATCCGGCTAAGAATGAATTCTCAATTTCAAGCATTTCCACTATAATAGAAATTGATATTTATAATTTTCTGGGTGAAAAAATATATACCCTTTATACAAATAAAAAGTATGAAAATGTGAATTGCAAAGACTTTGCCTCGGGAATTTATTTTTTACAAATCACAACTAGCTTGGGTATTGAAAATAGAAAATTGTTGATAGAAAAATAA
- the uvrC gene encoding excinuclease ABC subunit UvrC, with protein MAKEIELALQQIIKSLPDKPGVYQYFDKEQKIIYVGKAKSLKKRVSSYFNRDNYENNKTQVLVKHICDIKVILVETELDALLLENNLIKKYQPRYNVLLKDDKTYPWICIKNERFPRVFSTRNVIKDGSIYFGPYGSGKMMHTLLDLIHHLFPLRNCNLNLNEENIEKNKFKVCLEYHLGNCKGPCEGLQTLRDYNEQIDAIKNIIKGNISEVQKQLSTLMHAFAANFEFEKAQLVKLKLEQLEKYQSKSTVVNPSITNVDVYSIASDEQFGYVNFLKVVNGSIIQAHTIELKKKLDESTDELLRIAIADLRLRFESTTREIIVPFVPDLEIEDVSFIVPQRGDKKKLLELSERNVEYYRKEKQKQADLVDPERHTKRILAQLKKDLRLQEEPRHIECFDNSNFQGAFPVSAMTVFKDAKPSKKDYRHFTIKTVEGPNDFASMEEVIYRRYKRMIEENQEVPQLIVIDGGKGQLSSAMESLDKLGLRGKITVIGIAKKLEEIFYPGDSIPMYLDKKGESLKVLQHIRDEAHRFGITHHRNRRDKATLKSELTDIKGISYNTAQKLLWKFKSVKVIRETSESELAAVIGKSKALLVYTHFHPNSIQ; from the coding sequence ATGGCAAAAGAAATTGAACTTGCTTTACAACAAATTATTAAATCGCTTCCCGATAAGCCGGGTGTATATCAGTACTTTGACAAAGAGCAAAAAATAATTTATGTAGGAAAAGCAAAAAGTCTCAAAAAAAGAGTTAGCTCCTATTTTAATCGTGATAACTACGAAAATAACAAGACACAAGTGCTTGTTAAACACATTTGCGATATCAAAGTTATTTTGGTTGAAACTGAATTGGATGCCTTGTTGTTGGAAAACAATCTCATCAAGAAGTATCAACCTCGCTATAATGTTCTTTTAAAAGACGACAAAACTTATCCCTGGATTTGCATTAAAAATGAGCGCTTCCCAAGAGTATTTTCAACACGTAATGTAATCAAGGACGGTTCTATTTATTTTGGACCTTATGGTTCCGGAAAAATGATGCATACCTTACTCGACCTTATTCATCACCTTTTTCCTTTACGCAATTGTAACCTCAATTTAAATGAGGAAAATATTGAAAAAAACAAGTTCAAAGTTTGTCTCGAATATCATTTAGGAAATTGCAAAGGTCCTTGCGAAGGACTGCAAACACTCAGAGATTACAACGAACAGATTGATGCAATTAAAAACATCATAAAAGGAAATATTTCGGAAGTACAAAAGCAGCTTAGTACATTGATGCATGCCTTTGCTGCAAATTTTGAATTTGAAAAAGCTCAATTGGTTAAATTAAAACTCGAACAACTCGAAAAATATCAAAGCAAGTCTACCGTTGTTAATCCTAGTATTACCAATGTTGATGTTTACTCCATAGCGAGCGATGAACAATTTGGTTACGTTAATTTTTTGAAAGTGGTGAATGGTTCCATCATTCAAGCTCACACCATCGAACTTAAAAAGAAACTCGACGAAAGTACAGATGAATTATTACGTATTGCCATTGCCGACTTACGACTTCGCTTTGAAAGTACAACCCGCGAAATTATTGTTCCCTTTGTACCCGATTTAGAAATTGAAGATGTAAGTTTTATTGTACCTCAGCGAGGTGATAAGAAAAAGTTACTCGAGTTGAGTGAACGTAATGTTGAATATTATCGAAAAGAAAAACAAAAACAAGCCGATTTAGTAGACCCTGAACGACATACTAAACGAATATTAGCTCAACTCAAAAAAGACTTACGCTTACAAGAAGAGCCCCGTCACATTGAATGTTTCGATAATTCAAATTTTCAGGGAGCATTTCCGGTTTCAGCTATGACTGTTTTTAAAGATGCTAAACCCAGTAAAAAAGACTATCGGCATTTTACAATAAAAACGGTGGAAGGCCCCAATGACTTTGCTTCTATGGAAGAAGTTATTTATCGTCGTTATAAACGAATGATAGAAGAAAATCAGGAAGTACCTCAACTCATTGTAATTGATGGAGGAAAAGGGCAATTGAGTTCGGCCATGGAAAGTTTAGATAAACTTGGCCTCAGAGGAAAAATTACGGTAATTGGAATAGCTAAAAAACTCGAAGAAATTTTCTATCCGGGAGATTCTATTCCGATGTACTTGGATAAAAAAGGTGAGTCGTTGAAAGTGCTTCAACACATTCGTGACGAAGCGCATCGCTTTGGAATTACACATCACCGAAATCGACGTGATAAAGCAACATTAAAAAGTGAGCTCACCGACATTAAAGGAATCAGTTATAACACGGCACAAAAACTACTTTGGAAATTTAAATCGGTAAAAGTTATTCGAGAAACCTCAGAAAGTGAATTAGCTGCTGTTATCGGCAAATCAAAAGCACTGTTGGTGTACACTCATTTTCATCCAAACAGCATTCAATAA
- a CDS encoding NAD(P)H-dependent glycerol-3-phosphate dehydrogenase translates to MGTKSIAVIGGGSWATAIVKMLLNNVEQVGWWMRSKDSVSFIKKFKHNPHYLSSVEFDVDKLVIDADLTSLVKQFDILVMAVPAAFIEESLKSISADSLKDKIIISAIKGIVPDGNLIIGEFFKQKYHVPFENFGVISGPCHAEEVAMEKLSYLTIASQTASISKLLVSYLSCRYIKATVSDDIYGTEYAAVLKNVFAIASGICHGLGYGDNFQAVLISNAIQEIKRFVDAVHPIDRDIKSSAYLGDLLVTAYSQFSRNRTFGNMLGKGYSVKFAQMEMEMIAEGYYAVKCIHEINKTYQVSMPITNAVYNIIYEKISPGIEIKLLTEKLS, encoded by the coding sequence ATGGGAACTAAATCAATAGCAGTAATTGGCGGAGGTAGCTGGGCTACGGCAATTGTAAAAATGCTGTTAAATAACGTTGAGCAAGTTGGCTGGTGGATGCGTAGTAAGGATTCTGTTTCCTTTATTAAAAAATTCAAACACAATCCGCATTACCTGAGTTCAGTTGAATTTGATGTGGACAAATTGGTAATCGATGCAGATTTAACGTCACTCGTTAAGCAATTCGACATTCTGGTGATGGCGGTTCCTGCGGCTTTTATTGAAGAATCATTAAAGTCAATTTCTGCAGATTCCTTAAAAGATAAAATCATTATTAGTGCTATTAAAGGAATTGTGCCCGATGGAAACTTAATTATCGGCGAATTTTTTAAACAGAAATACCACGTTCCGTTTGAAAATTTTGGTGTTATTTCAGGCCCATGTCATGCCGAAGAAGTGGCCATGGAAAAGCTCTCGTATTTAACCATTGCATCTCAAACAGCAAGTATATCAAAACTACTGGTGAGCTATTTGAGTTGCCGATATATTAAAGCAACAGTTAGCGATGATATTTATGGCACTGAATACGCTGCCGTGTTAAAAAATGTTTTTGCTATTGCTAGTGGTATTTGTCACGGACTTGGATATGGGGATAATTTTCAAGCAGTATTAATTTCGAATGCTATTCAGGAAATTAAACGCTTTGTTGATGCAGTGCATCCAATTGACCGAGATATTAAAAGTTCAGCATATTTAGGCGATTTGCTGGTGACGGCCTATTCACAATTTAGCCGCAACCGTACCTTTGGAAATATGTTGGGTAAAGGTTATTCGGTGAAGTTTGCACAAATGGAAATGGAAATGATTGCTGAAGGCTACTATGCCGTAAAGTGCATTCACGAGATCAACAAAACTTATCAAGTGAGTATGCCGATTACCAATGCAGTGTACAATATTATTTATGAAAAAATATCGCCCGGTATTGAAATAAAATTACTAACCGAAAAGCTGAGTTAA